The DNA segment CCGCGGGCACGCATGGCGGTAAACGCCTCGTGGCCGGGCGTGTCGAGGAAACAGATCGGGCCGCTGTCGTTCTTAACCAGGTAGGCGCCGATATGCTGGGTGATTCCACCGGCCTCGCTGGCGATAACGTTCGTTTTGCGGATATGGTCGAGCAGAGTGGTTTTTCCGTGGTCCACGTGTCCCATCACGGTCACGATCGGGGCGCGCCCGCGCTCATCGCCGTGCTTTGCCTGCTGCACCCGGGCCGCTTTCTCGAGCATGTCGTGCCCGTATTCCTCGTCGCGGATGGCGGTAAAGCCGAATTCTTCGCAGATCAGGCTGATCGTGTCGAAATCCAGCCGCTGGTTGACAGTCACCATCAGCCCCAACTCGATACAAGTGCTGACCAGTTTACTGGAGGGGACCTCGATCATGTCGCTGAGTTCGGCGAGGGAAATGAACTCCATCACCTTGATCTGCTTGAGATCGACCTCCGGCTCCTCCTGCTGGTTGACTCCTCCCGTGCCGCGACGGCGTTTCTTGCGCCTGACCCCGCCCGCATCGATCTTGGCCAGCGTTTTCTTGATATTCTCCGCAACAACTTTCTGGCTGACTTTTTTCTTTTTACGTTTTTTCCTGCCCGGTCCTCGCGGCTTGTCCTCATCCCGGCCCTTCTTACCCTTCATGCGGTCGCCGCTCATCTTCTTCTTTTTTTCGATCTCTTCGCGCGCAGTGGCTTTTTCTCTCGCCAGCTTCTGCGACACCAGCTCGACAGTTTTCTCGTCGATGGTGCTCATGTGGCTCTGGACTTCCTGACCGATATCGGCCAACAACTTCACCAGCGCTTCACTGGAAATATCGAACTGTTTTGCGACCTGGTAAACTCTCAAACCACTCAAATTGCACTCCTGTGTGATCCGATGGTGAAGCCGGGAAATCTTTCCGCCGGCCGGAACGAACCTCCGTCCCGGACAGACCGCGTCCCGAATTACTGCAAATTCTTACCAAGATAGCATTTCAACGTAATTTTGTAAATAATTTCCCGAGGGCCGGAGGGGTGCTTCCACGCAGCGGAAATCAGTCCTCGTCCTCGTTGTATTCCTGCTCGTAATGCTCAACCAGAAAATCGATCATTTCCTTGATCTTGGCCGCGGTCTGTTTGCCGATACCTTTGATCCCGGTCAATTCCTGCTCAGGGGCCAGCACGAGCTTGTAGAACGTGTCGTAACCGGCCTCCTCGAGCTTTTCACGCAGCGAGGGAGTAAAAGAGTCGATCAATTCGACCGGGAAATCCTCCACCGGGAGATCGTCGATAAGCTCCTGCTGCTCCTCACTGAGCCTGCCCAGATCAACAGTTTCCGCCTCAACCGCTTCTTTTTCATCGGCTTTCACTTCCGCCTTTTCGGCTTCCACCGGCTCCGCGGGTTTCTTCTTGAACATTTCCTCCGCCTTCGCCCGCGAATCCGAGCTCTTTTCCTGCACCTGGCCACCCTGCCCCTCATCGCTCTTACCGAACACTCCGGTCAGCATCTCGTCGCGCTGGGCCATGAACTCCTTCTTCTCCATCAGCTCTATTTTCCAGCCCGTGAGTTGGCTGGCCAGCCGGACGTTCTGGCCGTTGCGGCCGATAGCCAGTGATAACTGCTCGTCCTCGATGACGGCGGTCACCGTGTGCTCGTCGCGGTCGATCGAGGTGCGGTAGAGCTTGGCCGGATTGAGCGAACTGCGCACGAATTCCTGGGGATCATCGCTGTAGGGGATCACGTCGATCCGCTCGCCGCCCAGCTCGTTGACCACCGACTGGACACGGCTGCCCTTGAGACCCACGCAGGCGCCCACCGGGTCGATATGCTCATCGTTGGAGGAAACCGCTATTTTGCTGCGGTTGCCGGCCTCGCGCACCACGCCCTTGATCTCGATAATACCCTGGTAAATTTCGGGGACCTCGATCTGGAACAGGGCCCTGAGGAAGGCCTCGTTTGTACGGCTGAGAATAAGCTGTGGGCCCTTGGTGGTTTCGCGGATATCGATCAGTACCGCCCGTATCGGATCACCCTGCTTGAAATAGTCCTTGCGGTTGGTTTCCTTCATCGGCAGAATAGCTTCGGTCTGCTTGTTGAGGAAGATGACGTAGTTGCCGCGCTCTACCTGCTGAATCGAGCCGGAGAGCAACTCACCGATCTTGCCGCTGTATTCCGCGCGGATTTTGTCACGCTCGGACTCGCGGATCCGCTGGATCACGACCTGCTTGGCGGCCTGGATGGCGTTACGGCCGAATTCGGTGAACGGGACCTGCTCCCAGTGGATATCGCCTAGTTCCAGTTCGCTGTCCAGTTCCCGGGCCTCGGCCAGCGTGATCTGACCGGTCGGGTCTTCCACTTCTTCCACCACTTCGCGGCCGACATGGATATCGATACTCCCGCCCAGCGGGTCGATCTCGACATCCACCTCGCAGCCCTGGCCGTATTTCTTACGGGCCGCGGCCACCAGGCCGGCCTCGATCATCTCGACCAGCTCTTCCCGCCCGATACTCTTTTCCCGGGCGATTTCGCCAAACGCATCCAGAATCGGATTAACAGACATTTGAACAACTCCGCATCATTAAGTCGATTGTATAACAAAAATTCCAGCTATTTTCCCAGTT comes from the Candidatus Glassbacteria bacterium genome and includes:
- the nusA gene encoding transcription termination factor NusA, with amino-acid sequence MSVNPILDAFGEIAREKSIGREELVEMIEAGLVAAARKKYGQGCEVDVEIDPLGGSIDIHVGREVVEEVEDPTGQITLAEARELDSELELGDIHWEQVPFTEFGRNAIQAAKQVVIQRIRESERDKIRAEYSGKIGELLSGSIQQVERGNYVIFLNKQTEAILPMKETNRKDYFKQGDPIRAVLIDIRETTKGPQLILSRTNEAFLRALFQIEVPEIYQGIIEIKGVVREAGNRSKIAVSSNDEHIDPVGACVGLKGSRVQSVVNELGGERIDVIPYSDDPQEFVRSSLNPAKLYRTSIDRDEHTVTAVIEDEQLSLAIGRNGQNVRLASQLTGWKIELMEKKEFMAQRDEMLTGVFGKSDEGQGGQVQEKSSDSRAKAEEMFKKKPAEPVEAEKAEVKADEKEAVEAETVDLGRLSEEQQELIDDLPVEDFPVELIDSFTPSLREKLEEAGYDTFYKLVLAPEQELTGIKGIGKQTAAKIKEMIDFLVEHYEQEYNEDED